A single genomic interval of Polaribacter vadi harbors:
- a CDS encoding WD40/YVTN/BNR-like repeat-containing protein, translated as MKRISLLISVFLLIICCTTEYIPRNIDAIEIETFKMEGTSIRAIITLDENNVAYAGSDGSFGFKTDKGISLHTQNIKYQDSIAPNFRSLAFNGTDYFALSIANPALLYKISEDEYSLVYKEEHAKVFYDSMHFFDDNIHGIAVGDPTENCASIILTDDAGKTWKKLSCESLPKFEEGEAFFAASNTNIKTMGSTVWIASGGTKARVLKSDDFGQTWQIFETPFIQGNRPQGIYAMDFADKNNGIIIGGDYSKPLENKANKAITKDGGKTWVLVADNQNPNYKSCVQYVPNTNGKEVFAVGKTGVSFSNDGGVSWKDVSDESYYSIQFVDKNTAWLSGDEKIGKLILK; from the coding sequence ATGAAAAGAATATCGCTATTAATTTCTGTTTTCCTTTTAATTATATGTTGTACAACCGAATATATTCCTAGAAATATAGATGCTATTGAAATTGAAACCTTTAAAATGGAAGGCACAAGTATAAGAGCTATCATTACTTTAGATGAAAACAACGTTGCTTATGCAGGTTCTGATGGAAGTTTTGGTTTTAAAACTGATAAAGGTATTTCTTTACATACTCAAAACATAAAATATCAAGATTCAATTGCACCTAACTTTAGAAGTTTAGCTTTTAATGGAACTGATTATTTTGCGCTTTCTATTGCAAATCCTGCTTTGTTATATAAAATTTCTGAAGACGAATATTCGTTAGTGTATAAAGAAGAACATGCAAAAGTGTTTTATGATTCTATGCACTTTTTTGATGATAATATTCATGGAATTGCAGTTGGAGACCCAACAGAAAATTGTGCTTCTATTATTTTAACTGATGATGCAGGAAAAACTTGGAAGAAATTATCTTGCGAAAGCTTACCTAAATTTGAAGAAGGTGAAGCTTTTTTCGCAGCCAGTAACACCAACATAAAAACAATGGGAAGCACAGTTTGGATTGCTTCTGGAGGCACAAAAGCAAGAGTTTTAAAGTCGGATGATTTTGGACAAACTTGGCAAATTTTTGAAACTCCATTCATTCAAGGAAATAGACCTCAAGGAATCTATGCTATGGATTTTGCTGATAAAAATAATGGAATTATAATCGGTGGAGATTATTCTAAACCACTGGAAAACAAAGCGAATAAAGCAATTACAAAAGATGGTGGAAAAACATGGGTTTTAGTTGCTGATAATCAAAATCCAAATTATAAGAGTTGTGTGCAATATGTACCAAATACAAATGGAAAAGAGGTTTTTGCAGTGGGAAAAACGGGTGTTTCTTTCTCAAATGATGGAGGAGTTTCTTGGAAAGATGTTTCTGATGAAAGTTATTATTCAATTCAGTTTGTGGATAAAAATACAGCTTGGCTAAGTGGAGATGAGAAAATTGGGAAACTTATTTTGAAGTAA
- a CDS encoding DUF72 domain-containing protein yields the protein MKFGQVDTPENIDFTLPKTHPETFRVLSKYDTIETPNFFVGCAKWNKADLKGFYPRGTKDELEYYSKQFNSIELNATFYRNFPASQFEKWKEKTPNNFRFFPKLGQEISHWKRLKGVEEVVNSYIDNFSNLEEKLGTIFLQLHANFGPKNFELLENFIKSWPKTLPLAVEVRHKDWFEDKNVFTDFTNLLEAYNVANVLVDTAGRRDMVHNRLTNNEAFIRYVGANHPTDYDRLDDWVLKLKEWKNAGLQNVHFFIHQNLEVESPLLAAYFIKKINAEFGLKLTIPNQKDESNNNGQISLL from the coding sequence ATGAAATTCGGACAAGTTGATACTCCTGAAAATATAGATTTTACATTACCAAAAACACATCCAGAAACGTTTCGAGTTTTATCTAAATACGATACAATTGAAACCCCGAACTTTTTTGTAGGTTGTGCAAAATGGAATAAAGCAGATTTGAAAGGTTTTTATCCAAGAGGAACTAAAGACGAATTAGAATATTACTCTAAGCAATTTAACTCTATTGAGTTGAATGCCACTTTTTACAGAAATTTTCCTGCTTCACAATTTGAAAAATGGAAAGAAAAAACACCTAATAATTTTAGGTTCTTTCCAAAACTAGGACAAGAAATTAGCCATTGGAAACGTTTAAAAGGAGTTGAGGAAGTTGTAAATTCTTACATAGATAACTTTAGCAATCTTGAAGAAAAACTGGGAACAATATTTTTACAACTGCATGCTAATTTTGGTCCAAAAAACTTTGAACTTTTAGAAAACTTCATCAAAAGTTGGCCGAAAACTTTACCTTTAGCTGTGGAAGTTCGTCATAAAGATTGGTTTGAAGATAAAAACGTTTTTACAGATTTTACAAATTTATTAGAAGCTTATAATGTTGCTAATGTATTGGTTGATACTGCTGGCAGAAGAGATATGGTTCATAATCGTTTAACAAATAATGAAGCATTTATACGTTATGTAGGCGCAAATCATCCTACAGATTATGATAGGTTAGATGATTGGGTTTTAAAATTAAAAGAATGGAAAAATGCGGGTTTACAAAATGTTCACTTTTTTATTCATCAAAATTTAGAAGTTGAATCGCCTTTATTAGCCGCTTATTTTATTAAAAAAATTAATGCGGAATTCGGTTTGAAACTAACAATTCCGAATCAGAAAGATGAATCTAATAATAATGGACAAATAAGCTTGCTGTAA
- a CDS encoding patatin-like phospholipase family protein — translation MKKALVISGGGSKGAFAGGVAQYLMKKENKDYDLFVGTSTGSLMVSHLALGMLDDLKELYTNVNQNTIFSNNPFHVKVVAGEKVVSVRHLNTLWNFINGRKTFGESKNLRKLIKEKITKEMYAKIQQSDKEVVVTVSNLTANQIEYKSSKDCTYDDFADWIWGSCNYVPFMSLLEKDHCQYADGGFGSLVPIREAILRGATEIDAIILETEVTQLNRLPSKNPFSLLFDVFDFMLTHVERHNITIGKLAATNKNVKLNLYYTPTVLTTNSLVFDQKLMRKWWKSGFNYAKSKQEELMSEFRPDVLTDQEIEEGIEDVEDINLKK, via the coding sequence ATGAAAAAAGCGTTGGTAATTTCTGGAGGAGGAAGCAAAGGAGCCTTTGCAGGTGGTGTTGCTCAATACCTTATGAAAAAGGAAAATAAAGATTACGATTTGTTTGTAGGCACTTCTACTGGCAGTTTAATGGTGTCTCATTTGGCTTTAGGAATGTTAGACGATTTAAAGGAGTTATACACAAACGTAAATCAGAATACTATTTTCAGCAACAATCCTTTTCATGTAAAAGTGGTCGCTGGCGAAAAAGTGGTAAGTGTAAGGCATTTAAATACATTATGGAATTTTATAAACGGAAGAAAAACTTTTGGTGAAAGTAAAAATTTGCGAAAGTTAATCAAAGAGAAAATTACCAAAGAAATGTATGCTAAAATTCAACAAAGTGATAAAGAAGTTGTGGTAACTGTGTCCAATTTAACCGCCAATCAAATTGAGTACAAATCTAGCAAAGATTGTACTTACGATGATTTTGCAGATTGGATTTGGGGTTCTTGCAACTATGTTCCTTTTATGAGTTTGCTAGAAAAAGATCATTGCCAATATGCAGATGGTGGTTTTGGTTCTTTAGTACCTATTAGAGAAGCAATTTTAAGAGGAGCCACAGAAATTGATGCCATTATTTTAGAAACTGAAGTAACGCAATTAAATAGATTGCCTTCTAAAAATCCGTTTTCGTTGTTGTTTGATGTGTTCGATTTTATGTTAACGCATGTAGAAAGGCACAATATTACCATTGGGAAACTTGCTGCCACCAACAAAAATGTGAAGTTAAATTTATACTATACACCTACAGTTTTAACTACCAATTCTTTAGTTTTTGATCAGAAATTAATGAGAAAATGGTGGAAATCTGGTTTTAATTATGCGAAATCTAAACAAGAAGAATTAATGAGCGAGTTTAGACCAGATGTTTTAACAGATCAAGAAATTGAGGAAGGTATTGAGGATGTTGAAGATATCAACTTAAAAAAATAA
- the rmuC gene encoding DNA recombination protein RmuC: MTELITYFIIALIFSLIVFFIGKLISKLNFEKEKTSLEKEKSTLEERAALLQQSKDMVEDNFIELQKEVKKQQLDKENLITLNTRLDSENKNLQLKLEEHKKEVEQLQDKFSKEFENLANKILEEKSNKFTLQNKENLKIILNPLQEKIKVFEDKVDKTHKESIDYHAALRQQIMGLKELNQQMSKETLNLTKALKGDNKMQGNWGELVLERVLEKSGLEKDREYFVQQSFTTDDGKRVLPDVVIHLPDHKKMVVDSKVSLVAYERFINEEDEVLKEQFLKEHIISLKKHIEQLSDKKYEDLYQIESPDFVLLFIPIEPAFAVALNSDNHLYNKAFEKNIVIVTPSTLLATLRTIDSMWNNEKQQRNALEIAKQAGALYDKFQGLLTDLVSIGKRIDDSKKEYSNAMNKLFDGRGNLINSVEKLKKMGAKAKKAIPEKIIERAKREN, from the coding sequence ATGACAGAATTAATTACCTACTTTATAATTGCATTAATTTTTAGTTTGATTGTTTTTTTTATAGGGAAACTCATCTCAAAATTAAACTTCGAAAAAGAGAAAACAAGTCTTGAAAAAGAAAAATCTACTTTAGAAGAACGTGCTGCTTTATTGCAACAATCTAAAGATATGGTTGAAGATAATTTTATAGAATTGCAAAAAGAAGTAAAAAAACAGCAATTAGATAAAGAAAATTTAATCACTTTAAATACACGTCTAGATTCAGAAAACAAAAATCTACAACTAAAGTTAGAGGAGCACAAAAAAGAAGTTGAACAACTTCAAGATAAGTTTAGCAAAGAGTTTGAGAATTTAGCGAATAAAATCTTAGAGGAAAAATCTAATAAATTCACACTTCAAAATAAAGAAAACTTAAAAATCATCTTAAATCCGCTTCAAGAAAAAATTAAGGTTTTTGAAGATAAAGTAGATAAAACTCATAAAGAAAGTATCGATTATCATGCAGCTTTACGTCAGCAAATAATGGGTTTAAAAGAGTTGAATCAACAAATGAGCAAAGAAACGTTGAACCTAACCAAAGCTTTAAAAGGCGATAACAAAATGCAAGGGAATTGGGGCGAATTGGTTTTAGAACGCGTTTTAGAAAAATCGGGTTTAGAGAAAGATAGAGAGTATTTTGTACAGCAAAGTTTTACGACTGATGATGGAAAAAGAGTGTTGCCAGATGTTGTAATTCATTTGCCAGATCATAAAAAAATGGTTGTAGATTCTAAAGTTTCTTTGGTTGCTTATGAACGTTTTATCAATGAAGAAGATGAAGTTTTAAAAGAACAATTTTTAAAAGAACATATTATATCGCTTAAAAAACATATTGAGCAATTATCAGATAAAAAATACGAAGATTTATATCAAATAGAATCACCAGATTTTGTGTTGCTTTTTATCCCAATAGAACCTGCTTTTGCAGTCGCTTTAAATTCGGATAATCATCTATATAATAAAGCTTTTGAGAAAAATATAGTAATTGTAACTCCCTCTACATTATTAGCCACATTAAGAACCATAGATTCTATGTGGAATAATGAAAAACAACAAAGAAATGCGTTGGAAATTGCAAAACAAGCAGGTGCATTATATGATAAATTTCAAGGTTTATTAACAGATTTAGTAAGTATTGGCAAACGAATTGACGACAGTAAAAAAGAATATTCTAATGCTATGAATAAGTTATTTGATGGACGAGGAAACTTAATAAATAGTGTAGAAAAGCTAAAGAAAATGGGTGCTAAAGCAAAAAAAGCCATCCCAGAGAAAATTATTGAAAGAGCAAAAAGAGAAAATTAG
- a CDS encoding 1-acyl-sn-glycerol-3-phosphate acyltransferase codes for MKRFASFILYTVLGWKLDGDFPREPKKYVVIAAPHTSWLDFPISILARMSSGIMINFVGKKSLFKWPFGYFFKILGGTPVDRSKTNNLVDAIVEIFHKKEVFRLALSPEGTRKKVADWKTGFYYIAKGANVPIVMATLDFENKKLKISEPYYTTDDKENDFAFIKAFYLNVKGKNPELS; via the coding sequence ATGAAAAGATTTGCAAGTTTTATCTTATATACTGTTTTAGGCTGGAAATTAGATGGTGATTTTCCAAGAGAACCTAAAAAATACGTAGTTATTGCTGCTCCTCATACAAGTTGGTTAGATTTTCCCATCTCAATTTTAGCAAGAATGAGTTCTGGAATTATGATTAATTTTGTGGGTAAAAAATCACTTTTTAAATGGCCTTTTGGTTATTTCTTTAAAATTTTAGGAGGCACTCCAGTAGATAGAAGTAAAACCAATAATTTGGTAGATGCTATTGTAGAAATCTTTCATAAAAAGGAAGTTTTCAGGCTAGCATTATCTCCAGAAGGAACTAGAAAAAAAGTAGCTGACTGGAAAACTGGTTTTTATTATATTGCAAAAGGTGCAAATGTGCCAATAGTAATGGCAACTTTAGATTTTGAAAATAAAAAACTTAAAATTTCTGAACCTTACTATACAACTGATGACAAGGAAAATGACTTTGCTTTTATAAAGGCGTTTTACCTAAACGTAAAAGGGAAAAACCCTGAATTATCTTAA
- the fahA gene encoding fumarylacetoacetase: MIITANNPKRKSWLKVKENSDFPIQNIPFGVFITRDDIITIGSRIGDFAIDLGAFHQLGYFEGIPLTDDIFLQDNLNDFIADGRKTWRLVRNRIAEIFDVTNGSLRDNANHKDKIIFRMDEVEMLLPVAVGDYTDFYSSKEHATNVGSLFRDPENALLPNWLHIPVGYHGRSSSIVPSGTPIRRPYGQTKPAEGSNTPGFGPSKLLDFELEMAFITTDANVLGDRIPIEETEEYIFGLVQFNDWSARDIQAWEYVPLGPFLGKSFASTISPWIVTLDALEPFRTENPKQVIEPLPYLKQEGKGSYDIKLQVGIKPEDGEETIVAKSNFKYMYWTMAQQLAHHTVNGCPVEAGDMMGSGTISGPTKDSYGSMLELTWKGQNPVTLKDGTTRKFINDNDTVIMRAHCKNDKVRIGFGECVGKILPAK, from the coding sequence ATGATCATAACAGCAAACAATCCGAAAAGAAAATCTTGGTTAAAAGTGAAAGAAAATTCAGATTTTCCGATTCAAAATATTCCTTTTGGCGTTTTTATAACCAGAGATGATATTATTACAATCGGAAGTAGAATTGGAGATTTCGCCATTGATCTAGGCGCATTTCATCAATTAGGGTATTTTGAAGGGATTCCTTTAACAGACGATATTTTCTTACAAGATAATTTAAATGATTTTATTGCTGATGGTAGAAAAACATGGAGATTAGTACGTAACAGAATTGCTGAAATTTTTGATGTTACCAATGGTTCTTTAAGAGATAATGCCAACCATAAGGATAAAATTATCTTTAGAATGGACGAAGTAGAAATGCTGTTACCAGTTGCTGTTGGTGATTATACAGATTTTTACTCAAGCAAAGAACACGCAACAAATGTTGGTTCTTTATTCAGAGATCCAGAAAATGCCTTATTGCCAAATTGGTTGCACATTCCTGTAGGGTATCATGGAAGAAGTTCATCTATTGTGCCTTCTGGAACACCTATTAGAAGACCTTATGGACAAACAAAACCTGCTGAAGGAAGTAATACTCCAGGATTTGGCCCATCAAAATTATTAGATTTTGAATTAGAAATGGCTTTTATTACTACTGATGCTAATGTTTTAGGTGATAGAATTCCTATTGAAGAAACAGAAGAATATATTTTTGGTTTGGTACAGTTTAACGATTGGTCTGCAAGAGACATTCAAGCTTGGGAATATGTGCCTTTAGGTCCGTTTTTAGGGAAAAGCTTTGCGTCTACTATCTCACCTTGGATTGTTACTTTAGATGCTTTAGAGCCTTTTAGAACCGAAAATCCAAAACAAGTGATTGAGCCTTTACCATATTTAAAACAAGAAGGAAAAGGAAGTTACGATATTAAATTACAAGTAGGCATTAAACCAGAAGATGGTGAAGAAACGATTGTTGCAAAATCGAATTTTAAATATATGTATTGGACCATGGCTCAGCAATTGGCACACCATACCGTAAATGGCTGTCCAGTAGAAGCTGGAGATATGATGGGTTCTGGAACTATTTCTGGCCCAACAAAAGACAGTTATGGTTCGATGTTAGAGTTGACTTGGAAAGGACAAAACCCAGTAACATTAAAAGACGGCACAACCCGTAAATTTATCAATGATAATGATACTGTAATTATGCGTGCTCATTGTAAAAATGATAAAGTTCGTATTGGTTTTGGTGAATGTGTTGGTAAGATTTTACCTGCAAAATAA
- the glyA gene encoding serine hydroxymethyltransferase — protein sequence MQIDNQIFDLIQEEKERQLNGLELIASENFVSDQVMQAQGSILTNKYAEGYPGKRYYGGCEIVDIVEQIAIDRAKELFGAEYVNVQPHSGSQANTAVFFACLKPGDKILGFDLSHGGHLTHGSPVNFSGKLYNPVFYGVEKETGVLNYDKIQETATKEQPKLIIAGASAYSRDIDFERFRKIADSVGAILMADISHPAGLIAKGILNDPLPHCHIVTSTTHKTLRGPRGGIIMIGKDFENPFGETLKSGKPKMMSTLINSAVFPGNQGGPLEHVIAAKAVAFGEALTDEFLEYQIQVKENAAAMAKELVAKGYDIISGGTDNHCMLIDLRNKNISGKDAEIALGKADITVNKNMVPFDDKSPFVTSGIRIGTPAITTRGLKVADMKTVVDFIDEALQNAANEEALHEIGDRVADMMGSRRLFVM from the coding sequence ATGCAAATAGATAATCAAATTTTTGACCTGATTCAGGAAGAGAAAGAAAGACAATTAAATGGTTTGGAATTAATCGCTTCAGAAAACTTTGTAAGTGATCAAGTAATGCAAGCACAAGGTTCTATTTTAACCAACAAATATGCTGAAGGCTATCCTGGAAAGCGTTATTATGGAGGTTGTGAAATTGTAGATATTGTAGAGCAAATTGCCATTGACAGAGCTAAAGAATTGTTTGGTGCTGAATATGTAAATGTACAGCCACATTCTGGTTCTCAGGCAAATACAGCTGTGTTTTTTGCTTGTTTAAAACCTGGAGATAAAATTTTAGGATTCGATTTATCTCATGGAGGACATTTAACACATGGTTCGCCTGTAAATTTTTCTGGTAAATTATACAACCCTGTATTTTATGGAGTTGAAAAAGAAACTGGCGTTTTAAATTATGATAAAATTCAAGAAACTGCTACCAAAGAACAACCAAAATTAATTATTGCTGGGGCTTCTGCCTATTCTAGAGATATCGATTTTGAACGTTTTAGAAAAATTGCTGATTCTGTTGGTGCAATTTTAATGGCAGATATTTCGCATCCTGCAGGTTTAATTGCAAAAGGAATTTTAAACGATCCATTACCTCATTGTCATATTGTTACTTCTACCACACATAAAACCTTACGTGGACCAAGAGGAGGAATCATCATGATTGGTAAAGATTTTGAAAATCCGTTTGGAGAAACTTTAAAATCTGGAAAACCAAAAATGATGTCTACGTTGATAAACTCTGCTGTTTTCCCTGGAAATCAAGGAGGACCTTTAGAGCACGTTATTGCTGCAAAAGCGGTTGCTTTTGGTGAGGCTTTAACAGACGAGTTTTTGGAATATCAAATTCAAGTGAAAGAAAATGCAGCAGCAATGGCGAAAGAACTTGTTGCAAAAGGGTATGATATTATTTCTGGAGGAACAGACAATCACTGTATGTTAATCGATTTAAGAAATAAAAATATCTCTGGGAAAGATGCAGAAATTGCATTGGGAAAAGCAGATATTACTGTTAATAAAAACATGGTTCCTTTTGATGATAAATCTCCTTTTGTAACTTCAGGAATACGTATTGGAACGCCTGCAATTACTACAAGAGGTTTAAAAGTTGCTGATATGAAAACTGTTGTAGATTTTATTGATGAAGCTTTGCAAAATGCAGCTAATGAAGAGGCTTTACACGAAATTGGAGATAGAGTTGCAGATATGATGGGTTCTCGCAGATTATTTGTAATGTAA
- a CDS encoding cation:proton antiporter gives MDAYLIATILIFLSAIFGYINVRFLKMPNTIGLMIITIVFTLIILLISVFDATLLNIEKSIISSIDFKTVLLDEMLSFLLFAGALHTNFEQLKIQRWPILLFSTLGVLTSTFLVGIAMFFILQVLNFEVNFIYCLLFGALISPTDPIAVLGILKKANVPKKLETKIVGESLFNDGVGVVVFLTIFQIAKSGVENTTAADVFQLFGQEVLGGIALGALLGWVSYRLLKTIDDYDIEVIITLAVVMGGTVIAHKLHLSAPLAIVTAGLIIGNDTVRSATMSENTEKYVDKFWELLDILLNAILFVLIGMEMLLLVFEGKFIVAGLIAIPVVLACRYISLFLPINIFKKKLDFVPKTNLIMTWGGLRGGISIALALGLTSDMHRDLFLVITYVVVVFSIIVQGLTVGSLVKKLKEIIK, from the coding sequence ATGGATGCTTATTTAATTGCAACAATACTCATATTTTTATCTGCCATTTTTGGATATATAAATGTTCGTTTTCTAAAAATGCCCAATACCATTGGGTTGATGATTATTACAATTGTTTTTACGTTGATTATTTTACTAATTAGTGTGTTTGATGCTACTTTGTTAAATATTGAGAAAAGCATTATTTCTAGCATCGATTTTAAAACTGTTTTATTAGATGAAATGTTAAGTTTCCTTTTATTTGCGGGTGCTTTGCATACTAATTTTGAGCAGCTTAAAATTCAACGTTGGCCCATTTTATTATTTTCTACATTAGGGGTTTTAACCTCTACTTTTTTAGTGGGAATTGCCATGTTTTTCATCTTACAGGTTTTAAATTTTGAGGTTAATTTTATTTATTGTTTATTATTTGGTGCCTTAATATCGCCAACAGATCCTATTGCTGTGTTAGGAATTCTTAAAAAAGCTAATGTTCCTAAAAAATTAGAGACTAAAATTGTTGGTGAATCTTTATTTAATGATGGAGTAGGAGTTGTGGTGTTTTTAACCATCTTTCAAATTGCAAAATCGGGCGTAGAAAATACCACTGCAGCTGATGTTTTTCAATTATTTGGACAAGAAGTTTTAGGGGGAATTGCTTTAGGGGCTTTATTAGGTTGGGTTTCTTACAGATTATTAAAAACAATTGATGATTATGATATTGAAGTAATTATAACATTAGCGGTTGTGATGGGTGGAACTGTAATTGCTCATAAATTACATTTATCTGCACCTTTGGCAATAGTAACAGCTGGTTTAATTATTGGGAATGATACTGTGAGATCTGCTACAATGTCGGAAAATACAGAAAAATATGTCGATAAGTTTTGGGAATTATTAGACATTCTATTAAACGCTATTTTATTCGTTTTAATTGGTATGGAAATGTTATTATTAGTTTTTGAAGGTAAGTTTATAGTAGCTGGCCTAATTGCAATTCCTGTTGTGTTAGCTTGTAGATATATATCGTTATTTCTACCCATAAATATCTTTAAAAAGAAGTTAGATTTTGTACCGAAAACCAATTTAATTATGACTTGGGGTGGTTTAAGAGGTGGAATTTCTATTGCTTTAGCTTTAGGATTAACCTCTGATATGCATAGAGATTTATTTTTAGTAATTACGTATGTAGTTGTTGTATTCTCTATAATAGTGCAAGGTTTAACAGTGGGGAGTTTAGTGAAAAAATTAAAAGAAATTATAAAATAA
- a CDS encoding CsbD family protein, with protein MNKDTNEGTWKQIKGEFKETYGKIANDKSAEAEGKKDKMFGEIQEKYGKTKDEIAEAVKNW; from the coding sequence ATGAATAAGGACACAAACGAAGGAACTTGGAAACAAATTAAAGGTGAGTTTAAAGAAACTTACGGGAAAATTGCCAATGACAAGTCTGCAGAAGCAGAAGGAAAAAAAGACAAAATGTTTGGAGAAATCCAAGAAAAATATGGTAAAACCAAAGATGAAATTGCAGAAGCAGTTAAAAATTGGTAA
- the pepT gene encoding peptidase T produces MIDKQYIISRFIKYVTIDTESNPENPAFPSSENQWDLAKVLEKELNEIGMQDVELDENCYIMATLPSNLNYEVPTIGFIAHMDTSPDFTGNNVKPQIVENYDGKDIILNAAKNIVLSPDYFDDLLQYKGQTLITTDGTTLLGADDKAGITEIVSAMEHLIEHPEIKHGKIRICFTPDEEVGKGAHLFDVEKFGAEWAYTMDGSQIGELEYENFNAASALVTITGKIVHPGYAKGKMINSLLIANEYIAAVPAEEVPEKTTDYEGFFHLHDVKGNVEKTVLEYIIRDHDLDIFEKRKYLMQKIAFDMNEELGQDLISLDIKNQYFNMKEKIVPVMHIVDIVEEVMKDIGIQPLIKPIRGGTDGSQLSYKGLPCPNIFAGGHNFHGRFEYVPVESMLKATEVIVGIAKSIPEKYK; encoded by the coding sequence ATGATCGATAAACAATATATAATTAGCCGTTTTATAAAATATGTAACCATTGACACAGAGTCTAATCCTGAAAATCCTGCTTTTCCAAGTTCAGAAAATCAATGGGATTTAGCCAAGGTTTTAGAAAAGGAGTTGAATGAAATTGGCATGCAAGATGTTGAGCTAGATGAAAACTGCTACATTATGGCTACTTTGCCAAGTAATTTAAATTATGAAGTGCCAACAATCGGTTTTATTGCGCATATGGATACAAGTCCAGATTTTACAGGCAACAATGTAAAACCACAAATTGTTGAAAATTATGATGGGAAAGACATCATTTTGAATGCAGCAAAAAACATTGTTTTATCTCCAGATTATTTTGATGATTTACTGCAATACAAAGGTCAGACTTTAATTACCACTGATGGAACTACGCTTTTAGGTGCAGATGATAAAGCTGGAATTACAGAAATTGTTTCTGCTATGGAACATTTAATTGAGCATCCAGAAATTAAACATGGTAAAATTAGAATTTGTTTTACGCCAGATGAAGAAGTTGGCAAAGGAGCACATTTATTTGATGTCGAAAAATTTGGTGCAGAATGGGCATATACTATGGATGGAAGCCAAATTGGGGAATTAGAATATGAAAATTTTAATGCTGCAAGTGCCCTTGTTACCATTACAGGAAAAATTGTACACCCAGGTTATGCAAAAGGAAAAATGATTAATTCCTTATTGATTGCTAATGAATATATAGCTGCAGTTCCTGCTGAAGAAGTTCCAGAAAAAACAACCGATTACGAAGGTTTTTTTCATTTACATGATGTAAAAGGAAATGTAGAAAAAACTGTTTTAGAATATATTATTAGAGATCATGATTTAGATATATTTGAAAAACGAAAGTATTTAATGCAAAAAATTGCCTTTGATATGAATGAAGAATTGGGACAAGATTTAATTTCTTTAGACATTAAAAATCAATATTTTAATATGAAGGAAAAAATAGTTCCTGTAATGCATATTGTAGATATTGTTGAAGAAGTGATGAAAGACATTGGTATACAGCCTTTAATTAAACCAATTAGAGGTGGTACAGATGGTTCGCAACTTTCTTACAAAGGTTTACCTTGCCCAAATATTTTTGCTGGCGGACACAATTTCCATGGACGTTTTGAATATGTTCCTGTAGAATCTATGCTAAAAGCTACAGAAGTAATTGTAGGGATTGCTAAAAGCATTCCTGAAAAATATAAATAA